From the Chelonoidis abingdonii isolate Lonesome George chromosome 4, CheloAbing_2.0, whole genome shotgun sequence genome, the window GAGAGCGAGACAAAGCCCCAGACTCCCTGGTGGTGACAGTAGAGGAAGGAGAGAATAACATGTTGAACAATAAAACGAATGAGGTTGCCCCTGTTAGGAGTCCAGGGCCTCAATCTATAGTATCGGAAAGCCCCAAGTTTCCCTTCCTAGCAGAGTCTCCAGACCATGAAAAACAAGGCAGCTTCAAGAGCTTGAAGAGTCTGAAAAGCCACCGACATCCCTGGCTAACTCTGGAGAACATGACACCAGCAGCCACCCCAAACTCAGATAATCCCAGCAACTTTTATACTCCCAGCATGAGAACCCCTGGTAGCAGTGGGCCCCTCTTCTTTTCATTCACCCCCGTGACATCCCCAGTGCTGGAGAGGTCACGTTTAGGGAACTCAGGCACTGTGCCTAGACCAAGCTCAGATGATGCATCTAGTGCCCTGGTACAGGCTTCCATAGAGGTTTCTGGGACTGGAAGAGAGACAGGAAATGGAAATGCTAGTGCTCATCACACTGAGGAACAGAGAAGAGCAGAAAGTCTCTCACCTAATGATTCCGGTATCTCCTTAGCAGAGGGTGACTACGTCGGGCTGATGGAGGTGATCATGGAAGCCAGTGAgaatgtgtctgatgaagtggatagATACAGCTAAATGAAGAGACCAGCTGATTTGTTCTGACTGCTGAGATACCCCCCTACTTAGGATACTGCAGTGTCTTTACCCCAAATGATATTGGTGCTCAAGATGCATAAAGCTTCTACAAAGAGGCAATACAACCATACCAGCCCTGTACTGCCAAAGTTTGAGGCTTCAGTACCTGATGGATGATGGCATGAACTTGTTCCCAGGGCCAGTTTACTAGCAATGAACCTCATGCAATAGAGTGTACAAGAGCAGTTCATGGAACCTCAGTGTCACACCTATGGGAATACCTATACAATTAAagcaaaaaatgattttataaaaTTCTTCATTAATTGCAAGTACCTGAGAATGGAGCAACATAGGACACCAGCATTTTGGCAACTTGGGTGCATACACATGAAATCAGAAGTCTGTTTCCTAAATATGCCTGGAATGCTGACCCATTACAAAACAACACCAGCCTTACTGGTGTCTGCCACAAGAGACCCAATAACAAGTGCCCCCATGCATAGTTCCTCAGTTTACACTGAATGGCGGTGGTGTTCCAGAGGATACtgtgttttccccttcccctaTATATACACCAAAGACTAAGGAGCTTTCACTAACTTTGCTTGCCCTCCATCCAAGCTAAATTGAAGtatgacaggtttcagtggtaaCCATggtagtctatatcagcaaaaaaaaaaaataaaaaaaaaaaagagcccttCTGGCAtcttaaaatttatttgggcataagctttcatgggctaaaactcacttcaacAGCTGTATGAAGTgaaagatacaggagcaggtataaatacatgaaaggatgtgggGTGCTTTACCATTTGTTAAGTCAGTCTAATGAGAAATCAATTAACAGGATACCAATGGAAGAGAAATAATGTTTGAAGTGCTAAAAGAGTGCCCCATtacagttgacaaggtgtgagtGAGAGTAGGGAGAAACTAGAATtgaggaaattaagtttaggttttgtaatgacccaaccactcccagtctttattcaggcctaatctgatgttatctagtttgcaaattagaGATCTGCAGCTTCACATTAGAATTTTTGTTGAATTACCATTTTGATGTGTTATTGAATGACCAGATTGAAGTATTCTGTTTTTTTGAATGttgtgattcctgatgtcagattgtgTCTATTCTTTTGTGCGGAGACTGTCATTTAGcccatgtacatggcagaggggcatcaCTGGCACATATATCACATTGTTAGATGTGCAGGTGACTACACCCCAGGTGGTGTgcctgatgtggttaggtcctatgatggtatcccttGACTaggtatgtggacagagttggcactggggtttgtagcagggtttggtgcCTCGGttgtttgttgtgtggtgtgtagttgctggtatttgcttcaggttggggggctgtctgtaagtgaggcaCTCCTTTCCCTGCTGAAGGAGGTCTTTAGAGGTGGCCTGAGAACCTCCTGCTGAAGAATATTAGTCCACAATTCTTCCATTCTCTACTAAGTGCCTCACTTTTCTTTCCCATGTCTTTGCAGCACAGGAAGCTAGCTAATAATGCGAGGTGTTTCTCAAAGCTTCTGGGAGTGGTATCTGTAAAGAGGTCAAGGTACAAACATTTGACTAAGAGAACCGAGATTACTGTTCTTTGGCCACTTCCTTTACGATTATCTTTCCCCCCCTGTAGTTTAAGCTAAGCCTTCTCTATATACCAAGTGCATATGTACTTATGGACTAATCCCTACATTAGGTCTCAGTGGTAGGGAACACCTCCCCTATTCACTTAAACTTAAGTCATAGGCTGCAGTCTGTGGTGAACCCAAAGGAATAGCATGCAGTCAGTGATTCAAGATCTGCCCCCACTAATGTATTCACACAGCTGACCCCCATTCTGAGAGAGGTCATCCCAAAGTAAGTCAGGAATATGCTGTGAAACCTCCAAATGTAGGACTCACTCCATATTACAGTGCAAGGCAAATGAAACAAACTTGAAACAAGTCACTTTATTGGATGTAAGGTGttacaaatacaaacaaaaaggtGTGATTTTTGGTACAGGATGACGTTATCTAAACAGCAGATGCATGCACTGCTGGGCAAGCTAGGAGACCTACTGAAACCCATGGGTGGCCTATTCTGAGACTTCAGCTCTCATTGTCACTGTCCCCCAGGGTGTGCTTGTCAAAGAGGTACTCGGCCATCCCATATTTGGGTGCCCCCATCTTGCGCAGGTTGGTCACATGGTCACCCAGTTGTTTGATGGCCTTCACCTGCTCATCCAGGTAGTGGGTCTCAATGAAGTCACACAACtgaaagagggaaggagagagtttTAATTCATGTCAGTATTACTTATTCAGCCAAAGGGGAGGTCTTGACAGAATCAAAGAACAGATCTTGGGTTCTGGCACCTTCCAGAGTATGATTTGGAAGGGGGCATGGCATTACCTCCTAATGGAGTTTGTTAGGCATGGGAATTTGATGTTATACTACATGGTTTTTTCTAGGGGGAGAAAAGGACtgcccctccccaaactccttgAGACAGGATTATACTCTTGAACCACTGAAGCAGAAAAGCCTTTGATTTACTAGACACACCAAAATGTCGCAAGTTATTTTAAAGTAGAAGATCCCAGATCACCTATACATAGGCATATGCCAGTGCCCAGTAGTGCACTGAGAGGGCTTCTGTTTTCCAGGGGttcattcatttaattttagGGGTTTAAGTTTAGTAAGTGGAGTTGTGTATGTCTAAAGTTTCAAGGTTTTTGGAGCTCTGTATATACCTTAGTGAGTATGGCATTATACACATTACAGGAATATACTGTAATCAGCAATCTTTATAACATTCCCTAGTTTGCTTTAACATGTACTGTTTCAGGCAAGATCTTTAGTGTGCAGCAGCAAGCTGTACAGACTAATTCATGCACAATACAGTGTACTTTAGTAATCACACCTCTGTACTCCACATTACAGCTCTATGCACAGAAGCCCTTAGATACCAGAAATGATTGTGTGTTTACTGGATAAATACTAGCTTCATTTTTGGAATCAGGATGCTTTATACTGACATCAAAACCAACTCCAAAGCAGCTTCCACCACTACCCAAAAATATGCTAGAGTTGGTCTCTTGTTCCTTCAATTATTTCTAGCTATGGAAGCCTCCCCTTGTAGTATTTAAATTTCAAATCTTTATTATTTACGCCCTTGGCAATTTGAACACTCCAAGTATTCATTTAGCCATTTAAAAGAACTAGGTATATTTACTCAATCCACTGATCTTGTTGCTTGTCCCTGAATTTCTACAATTGAATCTCAAAGATTTTCATGATGCATGAACATGCATCATGAAGTcaacctcttcccacccccctccaaATTCTGTTTAAGTTTTCAACTTTGAGTCTCCATAAAGTTGTAGTATTCACAGGAGACCTGCAGGTTTTCAGACATTAATTCAGGATTCACAGCTACTTTTACCTCCCATGCATAAGAGCAGCCCACAGCTTCATGGGCATCTTAGACAGCTATTAGAGTCATATTAAGCTGAGAATCAGAATGAATCCACAGCGTCACCAGGCTACTGAGATATGAACAAAGCTTGTTATGCTTATCACTCTAGCTAAGCATTATTTCTGGAAAGCTGACTGAAAATATGTTCAGACAGGGGTTCTCTGCTGTTGAACAAGCCAGCTCCCTCAAGACAGCCTAATGTCACCCATATGCATATGACAGTGCTCTATCAGAGAATGCAACAACCCATTAGTTCTGTCAATGTTTTTCATAGGACTGAGTGGATGCTTATATTAACAGTAGTAAAGGGGCTAAGATGCAGGATGCCCTCCTTCAAAGAAAGATGCTCTACTCTGAATTCTATCCCTTGGGAAGTCCCTGCTTGTGTTACAGAGATTGCATGGTtagacaccctcccccccatcccaaaaaacaGCCCTCCATCCTTAAAAGCTTGCATAAGCACATTCCAatcacagcttcagcttccaCTTACATGAGGGTCATTCTTGTCAGTTGCAAGCTTGTGCAGATCAAGGAGTGCCTGGTTCACATTCTTTTCCAGGTGCAAGGCACACTCCATTGCTGTCAGCCCATTCTCCCAATCATCACGATCTGGTTTCTAACATAGGAAAGAGAAAGCACACAACTACAACTTAGCTGCCATCAGAGGCCACACAGCAGCAGGGCAGTGAGAACACTCAGTTTGACAGAATCTCTTTGGAACCAAGACACTGGACTTAGGTAACTTGCCAAAAACTTAGATCTTCTTTCTGAACTATGGTCCATCATACCAGATGGTTAGGAACGTCGCTGTCATTATGGCAGCATGGAGGTGCAGTTCAAGAATCTATATAACCCCAGAGCAGCATAGTACTCCTCCAAACAGATTTCAAgaaatgaagcttctaaacatGGGAAAAAGTGACCTAGTGTGCAGCCTGAAAATTTAAATATCGTGAGAAGACTCACGAACAGCTCACTACTGCAGGAAAAATCTGGTCTTCAGCCAGACAAACCCCTGCTTTAAGCCAACCCAGGTCTCCAAAAGAAGGGGTGAGGAAGTGAGAACCAGAATATTTGTTATGCAAGTACCAGTGCTCCTGACCCCTGATTTTATTTTAGTGAAGATAGTGTTAATTACTGGTGTTCTGAAAGGCCTTGCAACACATGCAGTCTTCTGACCAGACTGATGCTCAAGACACCTGTTATAGCATTGGGGATATGTAAAAAACCAAATAGAACAGTTCAATTGCTTGTAGAAGCAGGATTCTCCTGAACCCCTTTTTTTACATTTGAGACTCTCAATTAAGAAGAATTTAGAATCCCTTTGAAGAGTCATGTCTACATCACATAGCTGATACAAAATTATCCAGACTGGCTTGGTGATATATTGATTACAGACTCTACTAATCTGCTCCCATGGAATTCTGCAGTGAAGGCATAGCATGCCATTGGAAACACTAATATTCATGTTTCCCTAGCAACCATGAATCTAAGCATACTAACATCACTTGCAAGACGAAACAAAAGCTGGGTTGAGAGTGCTCTAGTTGATATGATCTGCAAGAGACTATCAGGGAAGGAGGTTATTTCTGTACAGTGTAGAACCAGCTCTAAATACATCTTAAACTAGATGTGTGGAGTATCACAGGAAAGACTGACATACTGTGAGAATTAACTATACCTTAGTACTAGTATCAAACTATCAAAACTATCATGGATTCTCATTTACCATGTCTCTGCCCTGCAATTCTCTTCTAGTGCCTATTCACAAGttcataaaatacaaaatatctaCATGCCTACTGTTACACTACTAGTGACTTGTGTGCCCATACTGGTTTTCATAGCCCCACTCTTCCAGCCTGGGAGCAGATCAGAAGAGGAAGTTACCATACCACATTTTATGCCCTTGAGTTGTCTCCTTAGCACAGCTGCTAACCTTGATGTCCTGTAGAAAGATGCGACCACCCCTctggttctgcagcttcatgAGTTTTTCGGCATGCTCACGCTCCTCGTGTGACTGGTGCAGGAAATACTTGGCAAAGTTCTTTAGAGCCACATCATCCCGGTCAAAATAgaaagactgaaaacaaaattcagattTAGAAGTTTATTAGagactatttaaataaaaaatgataagAGTTTGAAGCATCAGTTATTGGTCatcgggggtaacatacagagtataggagggacgctggtatttggatATTGGTTAGCACATAATATATACAGTCTGCAATGTCCCCAATGCGGAGTGTACAGTGCATGGAATCAAGATTAGTAAGGAAGTGGTGAGGGTGCATCGCTCATACAGTGGGTTACATGCAGTCATGGTAAAGGTAAGCGGTCcgggacaggatgaccctcacatggtggaaTCCAGTTCGGTGGGTTCAAGGCTCAGGGGATATAGTTCAGTAGAGGGGGTTTATAGGTCTCCTCTCCCCCGTGGGTGCACAAAGCCATgccggctcactcctggtattggctgTGGCCGGTGATGTGCTCTGTGTAAGTGTCCCTAGACCACCGAATAGTGTCTGAGACCATCAAATGTCTCATGAGCCATGCACAGTGatggcccaccccacaggccccaAGTACACATTcattacaggggtcccaggcacccagcgccccgacgatcaagGCGTTGGTGTAAACCTTGTAGCCCTTTACTACAAGTAAGACTTCTTCAGTCTGGGAGCCTGTGAATGCAGATCTCAATCAACTGAATTCTGTTATTTCTGTTGCCTTCACTCTGTAGCTCTGTCAAGTTAGTAGGCTTTGGGTGTGGAGTAACTTTCACTCTGTAGCAGACTGCATCTTGATACCTGTGCTCCTAAAAGTGACTTTGTGCACACATGCCCCAGCCATGTCACCCCTTCACCTGGGTTATGAACTCTACATACATACAGTTCAAGGGGGAACTGTATCCCTTCTGAGCACCATACTTTAAAAAAGTGAcagcagaaaggaagagaaactgaATAAATCAGTTTAGCATGAATGAGTTCTGTTATACATCACTAACAGTAAAATCTGTTATCTGACAAGTTGGGGGAATGTGGGAGGTGCCAGTCTGTCAAAAATGCTGGTTAAGTAAAGTTATGATtaccaatggagggagggagtttgggtgcaggagaggacttggagcagggagttggggcacaggagggggtttggggtacTAGATCTGGGCATCTCCCTGCAAGCAGCAACAAGTCCCTACTGTTCCTAGGcaggaggcacggccaggcagctccacatgctgcgcctgcccacaggcaccaccaccGCTGCTCccagtggttcccagccaatgggagctgagaagccagcgctcagggcagaggcagcacacagagcccttgtGGCTGTTCtgcctgttcctcctcctcctcctcctacagTTGGGACATGTTACTGCTTCAGGGGAGCCACGCAGAGCCTGCCAGCTCTGCATAAGTGATTTTTTTGGCCTGGTGTTTCTTTGTGCTTTAAAAAGGGCTAAGAAAAAGAGGAGTTGCAGAAAGTTCTGGTCTCACTTTTGGAGAAAGGAACatgtttgtaaacattttttgctAAACTGAATTGTGTTTTGAGCTCTGTACAGGACCCAGTGCTATGTTCTTCTGACATCTTGTTTTCTCTAGGTCAGATGTTAAAAAGTGTGTTCTTTAACTTCAAAAAGAACACCAAAGTGTGGTTAAGAAGTCTGAACATATGACCAGAATTGGGACATTTGGAAAAATACCAGAGTCTGATCTACTT encodes:
- the FTH1 gene encoding ferritin heavy chain, translated to MKLQNQRGGRIFLQDIKKPDRDDWENGLTAMECALHLEKNVNQALLDLHKLATDKNDPHLCDFIETHYLDEQVKAIKQLGDHVTNLRKMGAPKYGMAEYLFDKHTLGDSDNES